In the genome of Chrysiogenes arsenatis DSM 11915, one region contains:
- a CDS encoding MotA/TolQ/ExbB proton channel family protein gives MIETVLGYFEMGGYPIMTPIFLCSVFALAIILEKFLTLRTNHVIQPRMVDRIKKDLASGKIVDAIRICQTQNSPMSRIILAGLEATPSNARNRILDEGKLEAARLERYLTSLGTIANISPLLGLLGTVSGMIKVFFTINQQGLGQSQAMAGGISEALITTAFGLIVAIPALAAYNYFDAKVQHLVTHMEKNASDIAGML, from the coding sequence ATGATAGAAACGGTACTCGGTTATTTTGAAATGGGTGGTTATCCCATTATGACCCCGATTTTTTTGTGTAGTGTGTTTGCACTGGCGATCATTCTGGAAAAATTTCTCACGCTCCGCACCAATCATGTGATTCAACCGCGCATGGTTGATCGAATAAAAAAGGATCTGGCTTCCGGGAAAATCGTCGACGCGATACGCATATGCCAAACCCAGAATTCCCCGATGAGCCGTATTATTCTTGCCGGACTTGAAGCAACGCCGAGTAATGCCCGCAATCGGATTCTTGACGAAGGGAAACTTGAGGCGGCTCGCTTGGAGCGCTATTTGACGTCGCTCGGTACGATTGCCAATATTTCGCCACTACTTGGTCTGCTAGGGACGGTAAGCGGAATGATCAAGGTATTTTTCACGATTAACCAGCAAGGTTTGGGGCAATCGCAAGCGATGGCTGGCGGTATTTCTGAAGCGCTGATTACCACCGCGTTCGGACTGATTGTGGCGATTCCAGCGCTGGCCGCCTACAACTATTTTGACGCCAAGGTGCAACACCTCGTCACCCATATGGAGAAGAATGCTTCTGACATTGCGGGGATGTTATGA
- a CDS encoding ExbD/TolR family protein, whose translation MKFATEKKRQLTINLTPMIDIVFLLLIFFMITTTFDTTGGISVNLPKGTQSAQTAPRALEITVTADGTYHRDGQAVTLETLNAEIRRQTFPSLVIMADERVTHGKVVALMDVARTGGIEKISIATVVEAPGQ comes from the coding sequence ATGAAATTCGCCACGGAAAAAAAGCGGCAGCTTACGATCAATCTGACACCGATGATCGATATTGTTTTTTTGCTGCTTATTTTCTTTATGATTACCACAACGTTTGACACGACCGGCGGCATTAGCGTCAACCTCCCCAAAGGGACACAGAGTGCGCAGACGGCTCCCCGGGCACTGGAGATAACCGTCACGGCGGATGGAACGTATCATCGTGACGGGCAGGCGGTTACGCTGGAAACCCTCAATGCAGAAATCCGCCGCCAAACGTTTCCCTCGCTGGTCATTATGGCGGATGAGCGGGTGACGCATGGCAAAGTGGTTGCGCTGATGGATGTCGCCCGCACGGGCGGTATCGAAAAAATATCCATCGCCACCGTGGTAGAAGCGCCTGGACAGTAA